Proteins encoded by one window of Lactobacillus paragasseri:
- a CDS encoding phosphoenolpyruvate carboxykinase (ATP) has protein sequence MSTQERYSHDELRKANKKFSRVRSTIESAFYGNNVHEVTSVAEAYNLAKKQSGVIETDLPILHTKELGLPQGAKQLVYNHGKILGRTASARHFVDDPKEDPEALAGNLREDIYKGHDQKFLKAIVLVGLDPSFTVKAHIMMPEDQAFNLLSYILNFHFFDEEAEKIYKNSKVYDEGDIYFYFDPNTQDEDYPKGFGVFDAPHNCAAVFGLRYFGELKKGTLTLAWAMAHRNGYTACHGGEKSFHFKDKDDKVFAFYGLSGSGKSTLTHEMYDGKYDITVLHDDAFIISREDGSSVALEPSYFDKTHDYPAGHHETKYYTTIMNCAVTQDEDGKKVIVTEDLRNNNGRVIKTRYTSPHRVDYEDAPITALFWIMKDGSLPPILKVDDPVLATTMGLTLATKRTSAENLPKGFDMNTLVIEPFADPFRAYPVSGDYSDFKELFTKRGASCYILNTDAFMGKDIPKEVTKKLVEDLANGSIKDSDWKPFGNFKGVSYLPIEGYEVHLEDPEYQKTLAKRMQDRLDWLNKYDEEHPTQPIQEEAKKTLEGIIKELN, from the coding sequence TTGAGTACACAAGAACGTTATTCTCATGATGAGTTAAGAAAAGCTAACAAAAAATTTAGTCGGGTTCGTTCTACTATTGAATCTGCCTTTTATGGCAACAATGTACACGAAGTAACTAGTGTTGCTGAAGCTTATAATTTAGCTAAGAAACAATCTGGTGTTATCGAAACTGACCTACCAATTTTACATACTAAGGAACTAGGTTTGCCACAAGGAGCAAAGCAGTTAGTTTATAACCACGGTAAAATTTTGGGTAGAACAGCAAGTGCACGTCACTTTGTTGATGATCCAAAAGAAGATCCAGAGGCATTAGCAGGTAACTTACGTGAAGATATTTATAAGGGCCACGATCAAAAATTCTTAAAGGCAATAGTTCTAGTGGGATTAGACCCAAGCTTTACTGTTAAGGCACATATTATGATGCCAGAGGATCAAGCCTTTAACTTACTTTCATATATTTTGAATTTCCACTTCTTTGATGAAGAAGCAGAGAAGATTTACAAGAATTCTAAAGTATATGACGAAGGAGATATTTACTTCTACTTCGATCCAAATACTCAAGATGAAGATTATCCTAAAGGTTTTGGCGTCTTTGACGCACCACATAACTGTGCTGCAGTCTTTGGCTTACGTTACTTTGGTGAATTGAAGAAGGGTACTTTAACTCTTGCTTGGGCTATGGCTCATAGAAATGGTTATACTGCTTGTCACGGTGGTGAAAAGTCATTCCACTTTAAAGATAAGGACGATAAAGTATTTGCCTTCTATGGCTTATCTGGTTCAGGTAAATCTACTTTGACTCATGAAATGTATGATGGTAAATATGATATCACCGTTTTACACGATGACGCATTTATTATTTCTCGTGAAGATGGTTCTTCAGTAGCATTGGAGCCTTCATACTTTGATAAGACTCACGACTATCCAGCAGGTCACCACGAGACCAAGTACTACACTACAATTATGAACTGTGCAGTTACTCAAGATGAAGATGGTAAGAAAGTTATTGTAACTGAGGACTTACGTAACAACAATGGTCGTGTCATTAAGACTCGTTACACTTCACCACATAGAGTTGACTACGAAGATGCCCCAATTACTGCTTTGTTCTGGATTATGAAGGATGGTTCACTACCACCAATCTTAAAAGTTGATGATCCAGTTTTAGCAACAACAATGGGACTTACTTTAGCTACTAAGAGAACTAGTGCTGAAAACTTACCAAAGGGCTTTGACATGAATACTTTGGTAATTGAACCATTCGCAGACCCATTCCGTGCTTATCCAGTATCTGGTGACTACTCAGACTTCAAGGAATTATTCACTAAGCGTGGAGCTTCTTGTTACATCTTGAACACCGATGCCTTTATGGGTAAGGACATTCCAAAGGAAGTAACTAAGAAGCTAGTAGAAGATCTTGCTAATGGCAGTATCAAAGATAGTGATTGGAAGCCATTTGGTAACTTCAAGGGTGTATCTTACTTACCAATTGAAGGTTATGAAGTTCACCTAGAAGATCCTGAATACCAAAAGACCTTAGCTAAGAGAATGCAAGACCGTTTAGACTGGTTGAACAAATATGATGAAGAACATCCTACTCAACCAATCCAAGAAGAAGCTAAGAAGACTTTGGAAGGTATCATTAAAGAATTAAATTAG
- a CDS encoding cell division protein, which translates to MLEKIKTNKFCQFIWPYLLIALATTIVISPQLISHTILASDDTADTLFHYSRFYDAGMQLKTGIFSIFQTNFTFQQSGRIINAIYGPLFAYFNGILVLIAGNWFNYQVILAYVISLLGAGSMYYLLQKVGINKLLATVMGIIYINIGMIPAFINRSSFNGWGQALMPLVVLCGVRMIQDREKPINWIQLMLVMSLLVQVHVLSTLMAALLLLPFFLYSLIINQNSKKIWIPFIKAVVGTIVLSANVIGAFLVLMPNNHLAANTEFDLSRGGLRPHVLWHNEYGTAFAYILPIFVLLIIAQFVYVVMHYKKDKLNTFVTIWGTVLLGLSSFVFPWGLVQSIFPSLKSYFQFPFRLTVVAYPLILLGMALTVNQLLKQGVKPRAVGISLVVVLLLEAALPNIITNHIFTVACGKDAQVQTVAKASNSDQMLKILKWHYLPDYLPTKDKSIDQNAAYLYKINVVDQYQKFNHKVAKNGDLILSWKGKKDKDIVLPVVLYKQSELTVNSKKFTGAKNVIGNPIISQKSGLNRAVLHFIAPAWFYVVSAISLIAWLSVLVFYLWKKFINNKNNKIKVA; encoded by the coding sequence ATGTTAGAAAAAATAAAAACTAATAAGTTCTGCCAATTTATTTGGCCATATCTATTAATTGCTTTGGCCACTACAATCGTTATCTCGCCACAATTAATTTCGCATACTATTCTAGCTAGCGATGATACAGCAGATACTTTGTTTCACTATAGTCGTTTTTATGATGCAGGAATGCAGTTAAAAACTGGAATTTTTAGTATCTTTCAAACTAATTTTACTTTCCAGCAAAGCGGCAGAATTATTAATGCGATTTACGGGCCATTATTTGCCTACTTTAATGGAATTTTAGTTCTTATTGCTGGTAATTGGTTTAACTACCAAGTCATTTTAGCCTATGTCATTTCGCTATTAGGCGCTGGTAGTATGTATTACTTACTTCAAAAAGTAGGTATTAATAAGCTACTAGCCACAGTAATGGGAATTATTTATATTAATATCGGGATGATTCCAGCCTTTATTAACCGTAGTTCATTTAACGGTTGGGGACAAGCATTAATGCCGTTAGTTGTGTTATGCGGCGTACGCATGATTCAAGATAGAGAAAAGCCAATTAACTGGATTCAGTTAATGTTAGTAATGAGTTTGTTAGTGCAGGTTCATGTTTTAAGTACCTTAATGGCAGCTCTTTTATTACTTCCTTTCTTTCTCTATTCCTTAATTATTAATCAAAATTCTAAAAAGATATGGATACCTTTTATTAAGGCTGTTGTCGGAACAATTGTACTATCAGCTAATGTCATTGGGGCCTTTTTAGTTTTAATGCCGAATAATCACCTAGCTGCAAATACTGAATTTGATCTATCTCGTGGTGGCTTACGTCCACATGTGCTATGGCATAATGAATATGGCACAGCCTTTGCCTATATTTTGCCAATTTTTGTTTTATTAATTATTGCGCAATTTGTCTATGTTGTAATGCACTACAAAAAAGATAAATTAAATACTTTCGTGACTATTTGGGGTACGGTCTTACTAGGATTATCTTCATTTGTTTTTCCTTGGGGATTGGTTCAAAGTATTTTTCCAAGTTTAAAGTCATACTTCCAATTTCCGTTTAGATTAACTGTTGTTGCCTATCCACTAATTCTGCTAGGGATGGCGCTAACTGTTAATCAATTACTAAAGCAAGGAGTTAAGCCAAGGGCAGTTGGAATTAGTTTAGTAGTAGTTCTTCTTTTAGAAGCTGCTTTGCCGAATATCATTACTAATCACATCTTTACTGTTGCTTGTGGAAAAGATGCGCAAGTTCAAACAGTAGCTAAAGCATCAAACAGTGATCAGATGCTTAAGATATTGAAATGGCACTACTTGCCTGATTATTTACCAACTAAAGACAAGTCTATTGACCAAAACGCAGCTTATCTTTACAAAATAAATGTAGTTGATCAATATCAAAAATTTAATCATAAAGTTGCTAAAAATGGTGATTTGATTCTTTCTTGGAAAGGAAAAAAGGATAAAGATATTGTTTTGCCCGTTGTTTTATACAAGCAAAGTGAATTAACTGTGAACAGTAAAAAATTCACTGGTGCAAAAAACGTAATTGGAAATCCAATTATTTCTCAAAAATCAGGTCTAAATCGTGCTGTTTTACACTTTATTGCTCCGGCTTGGTTCTATGTAGTCAGCGCAATTTCGTTAATAGCATGGCTTAGCGTACTCGTATTTTACTTGTGGAAGAAATTTATTAATAATAAAAACAATAAAATAAAAGTTGCTTAA